tctttgtgttttttatatttccgcattatatttattttacacatattggtttaacctagttttaattaacaaatttgttaatcaatttggcttaatattaggttaaacatattgtgttaaggggtttAAAACTTTACAAAAATGAACAAAGACGTGAAACAATTCTAACAATATCTTTTAACTATAATTTCAACTATCCGGTTAAAACCCAAATAAATCATGAACAAATTCAGAAATTTAAGCTTATATATTATTAGTAAACAAGGcagtccattttttttaattataaattgaacatttattttttgttcttttattattcGCCCACATTGATTTGTATCAAAAAATCAATGTTTGATTGAATAACATTTTCAAACTCCGACTCCAACTTTTGCTAAGAATAATTTTGTATTCAGTTTAAGAACATTTTTATTACCAAAAAGACAAATGCTGACATGCATATTTGGTGCTAGCTTTATTTgaggaaattaatattttcttatgaAGATTATTGCTTTGCTTAACAAATATATGtaatcaaaaataaaactttagaaaataaaaataaaactcacgGTATGCTTGATGGAATTTGTGCATGCTGAGTTATATAATCCAAAGGGGTCAAGAAATATtgatactaaaaaaaaagtcaacagGAATGGTGCAACATTATTAGCGTGTTTTTAATTACATCCTTGAAAtctattttcaattatattcaTGCATGGTTTAATTAACCATGATCTTGAAtaaagtggattttctgaaaaattgattttattggTTTGATTTATATGCACATAAGATTATTAAGATCTACGACATCTGGCTTGACCGAGCTTGATCGATTGAACCCCTCCGATCAATCAAGCCTGATAGCTCAAACTGGTCTGattttgagatcccactcaaaggttttagatcaTCATCAATAGTTGATCTTGTATGCAACAACTTCTACAATACTGGATCTTGAGATTTTTCAAGGAATATTGCCAGTAGAAGACTTTAGAGAGATTTGGGTACAAAATCCCGTGATCTACAATTGGAGGCACAAGATGCAcacttttctctctaaaaacctCTAAAAAACCCTTCTAGGGTTAGTttataatgtcctttaaatatTGGAAAAAAGGATTGCGATTTGGGCTTCAAACGGACAAGTTATGGGCTTTTTACGTTTGTTGATTTTTGTTGATCTACGACATCTAATTGATCGATTGAACCCCTCCGATCAATCGAGCCTGATAGCTCAAACTGGTCTCattttgagatcccactcaaaggtttcagatcatcATCAATAGTTGATCTTGTATGCAACAACTTCTACAACACTGGATCTTGAGATTTTTCAAGGAATATTGCCGGTAGAAGACTTTAGAGAGATTTGGGTACAAAATCCCGTGATCTACAATTGGAGGCACAAGATGCAcacttttctctctaaaaacctCTAAAAAACCCTTCTAGGGTTAGTttataatgtcctttaaatattagaaaaaaagatTGCGATTTGGGCTTCAAACAGACAAGTTATGGGCTTTTTacgtttgttgattttttttgatCTACGACATCTGATTGAGCTAGCTTGATCGATTGAACCCCTCCGATCAATCGAGCCTGATAGCTCAAATTGGTCTCattttgagatcccactcaaaggtttcagatcatcATCAATAGTTGATCTTGTATGCAACAACTTCTACAACACTAGATCTTGAGATTTTTCAAGGAATATTGCCAGTAGAAGACTTTAGAAAGATTTGGGTGCAAAATCCCATGATCTACAATTggaggcacaagatgcactctttctctctaaaaaccTCTAAAAAACCCTTCTAGGGTTagcttataatgtcctttaaatatTGGAAAAACGGATCGTGATTTGGGCTTCAAACAGACAAGTTTTGGGCTTTTTACGTTTGCTGATTTGCGACATCTGATTGATCGAGCATGATCAATTGAACCCTTCTGATCAATCAAACCTAATCGTTCAAACCAGTTTGATTTTAACTTTCGGAACTTGCAGCTTGTatgttatttgaattttgacttgCAACACTTTAAGTATTGTCTAATATGACTTCATAAACTCTTAGATCTATATCTAGATAAATTTTTGTTCATGGTTTGTCaattattctaaacttttagaacctgaCATGATGACCTCAAGATACTCACTCCTACACAAACACTGAAGAATGGTTTTGGAGATTGGCTCTTCCTTGTAGGGCTTGCTGATGGCCACCGCAATGATAAAATTAGTTACATGCCTAATGTTTCTTAGAGTAGCAATGGGAATCTTTGTCTTAAGGTTGCATGTCTCCCTTTTGATATTGGTTCTTTTATAATGGTTTTAACTAACGTATGCCCTCAgaataaattaactttttaaacaattttttaatttttaaattttttttataaaatagataattaatgtATACCCTTAGGGTATATACtagtaaaccattttaaaaactttttattagaaaatgaaaaagtgactaactttttaaataatttgccTTAAAATGGATGATTAATATATGCCTTAAACTCTTTCATAATTGTTCTCTGTGAGctcttttcttgcaaaaaaactttcacaAAACCCAAGCATCGGTTGATGTGATGCCTATTTTTTTGGCTTGTGGGTTGGCAGGGCATAATGGGGTGTCCCTCCGGCTTGTTGGTAGAGGAGATAGATCATAatggtcttttcttttctttttttttccttctttcatgAGTCAATACCATAGCTGCATCTTCTAATTTATAATTTCCCTAGAAGCATGTGAGTACATGGAAAATTGGTTAGGGATGCTGCTATGTTTGTGGTTGACTGGTTAACTTATTTGACCAAACCATAGTAATATTAGGATCATAGTCGACCGACTCCATTAGACCTTTTTTGGTCTCAGGCATACATTTGGCCACAGACCGAAGAGAGTTCAAGCCATGGCATTGGTTTCGATTAATTGAGGTTTCTCTCATGAAGTGCTATGGAGTTTGGAACTTCGGTGAGAGTGCTTTTATGTCACCCGAAGGGAAGGGTGAAACCTTAAAATTGCTATGCTTAAGACAAAATTGTAAAAACATAACATTGATATGCACCCATCAACGATTGGATGAGGCTCTTATTAGATTAACAACATACATATTAGCAATAACTATACTTAGCTTGTTGTATCTAGgtcataattttatttcatatgtTCAAGGGTGATTAACTTGACATTGAAATGTACCATTTCAGCAAGTGATTGGAAGCAATGGAGATCAAATGTATTGGCTTTGAGAAGCTCAAAGCCTGAACAACGTGCAACTGACAAAAATGTGTTGAGAGATTGTGTGCATCAAGTGCCATTAATGCCTGAACAACCTGCAATTGGCGAAAATGTGTGGAGAGATTGTGTGCATCAAGTGCCATAAACTCGCGACCCGCAATCCTAATTGTCAAACACACAGATTTCATCGAAGGCCAGGGTTCCATTTTTTAGTGAGAAGGGAacccttttaaaaaatttctaaggaCAGGGCCAAATCTGGCGAAGGCTAATAGCTTTCAACCAGCAATACACTTCGGCggttagaacctaacaatctgcATCATATAGACCCAACTGCAAAGGAGATATTTTACAATATTGTGCAGCTCTTCTTTACATATAGCTACTTGTCAAATTAATGGAACTTAATCTGCCTCACCTCTCCGATATGGGATGACTTTCAAACTTTAGATATATCTTTATCCCTCAATTAATTTCGTCTCACCAATGGTTACTTTAGCTAACTGAATATAATTTTACTCATAATTCAAAGAATGTAATagttatagggaaaaaaaaaccctaatattGACCAAGTGGGGGGAATGAAAGATCCTTTATTGTAAGTAGGATTTGGTAACACAAGAAATGATTCCCTTAATTTAGATATTTCTTTACACTGTCTTTACTATGTAATTAATAATACTAAACAACTTATAATGACAATCAGatcccatttttcttttatttatttatgaaaaatgataGGACCATAACAAATTACACTACTTTTGCTATAACTCACAACATGACGAGTTGTGATAGAAAAAATGGTAGATTTATCGtagtgttatttactttttcgcatttttgcatgatatgatttatttgtgtttaacttagatctgaaaattaatctaagtaatcacttggttaataaattaggttaagcaatctatttaaggggtctaaatgaacaaacaattaaaatgtAAACTCATAGTCCTTAAAAAGGAAATACAAACCCATACACTCATGTCTAATTACATATTCATATCACCCTTATTAATCTAACTTAAATGTACACTTAGACCTCTAACCtttctataaaagaaaaatggactATATATCTCTTACTCAAAGAATTCTTGAATTGGTTTatactaacaaaattaaattttgaacaCTATAGTTTAGGggtgtaaaaaataaaaccaaatattttagaaagcaaaaaaaataaacattaaccATGGGTATGTTGATGACAAATATAGTTATGTCAGGATCAAGATGGAATAGTGCATTGCATTGtgtaaaacaaaaaggaaagaaaaggaataCCATTTCATTCGATTGGAGTTAACGTCcgtgcagagagagagagagagagaaatatggTAAGTCTACCAACTCCAACAggaaataattatgaaaattaaatattcaaGGAATTATATCAATtgctatttaattaaaagaaaattgcattTCTTAATTTGGGATGATGTTTGTAACTCTTTTTTATAAAGATGCTCTTGTATCAAAAGAATATACTTTATCATATATTAAAGATGTAACCGTAAGGAGTCCTAGAAATTCTAAAAGGCCAAGGCTGAAACCAGGCCTAAGAGGGGGTTTGGAAATAGTTTTCAACCAGCAATATAATAGACGCACCTCAGTTAAAACCTCACTAGCTGCGTCATTGCCCTAAGCGCAAAGATGGATTGTTAATGTGGTTTTGCTCTACACTTATATTAAGCTGTGCAGCTCAGTCTGCCAGACACAAACAATGTGGGTTGCAATTCTCttttacaggaaaaaaaaaaagaaaaaatttgtgatCGGTTTCTCCCTTGTTCACTGCAGCCTATATATGTGTCAGTTTCAGTTTTATaactaattttaaataaaattaattttattcagCATATCTTACTATTTTGAATGCACTGAAGTAATATGCGGAAATGTTTATTATTTGATGTAAGtttgttaaattattataagactacaaaataattttctaaactGTGGAAcagatttgactttttttttaatgaatgatattttctagccaaaaaaaggaaaaaaaaaaaaatcttcagaAATTTTCGTTTCACCAATGTTTTAATTGAATTAGGATGGAAAGACACATaataaagaagaggaaaaaaaacaaaaaagcaaagaaaatttCGATAGTCATATAGATGCACTTAATACCAGGCAAACTACATCAACTTAAACTGGTTTTATTGAATTAGGTAGCCATAACAACAAAGCGAAAGAGAATCAACGGTAGTTCAAATTATAAAGTAGAGATAATCCTTATTTCTTAGCTACTATAAATTATGGAAACGCCACAATTACTGATTGCATAGCACGAATTGGTTTCACTGTGTATCTACTAAATCCAGCTTCTCCAAGAACAAATCCCCACTCTTTCAAGGTCCTCTCTTTGCCCGTAGTTGTATGGGCCATTACCACCATGTCTAGCATCAACCTTGCATCAGTCAGCTTGTCCGTTTCCTCTTGTTCTTGGATCACAGCATCAACAATTATTACCTTTCCCTTGTCCTCTGGAATTGcttctttgcattttttaaGGATTTGGATGCACTCTTTGTCTGCCCAATCATGCAGAACCCACTGCAATTTTCAAAGTAAAGTACTTAAGCCGAAGGACCAGATATCATAAAAAGGGTGTACTTAAACTTGAGAATTACAAAaccaattttgattctaataGAGAACCATATGATATTACATTTTACAATATTGCTATTTTAAACCAAAGAAGTTCGGACTCCTCAATAAAATCCTTGACATGTCCTTGTCAAGCATGACAAACAAAAATATGTCTAGGATAATTTTCTGCGTCGGACGATGTGAAAGCAATAGAGTTGAACCTACGGAAGTCTCATCGAAACAAAAGAAAGTTAAGAAGAAAGTCACTGCAGAAGCTACTGCTACTACTGCAGAAACAgaggataagaagaagaaaggtgTCACAAAGCTACAGGCTGTTTAGtattttgttgtaaactactTGTAGTTTAGGAGCTAATTAATAGATAGTGGATTACAGCTTTTTCCAATTGATCTCTGCCTCTCTTCTTGAATCAACAGTGAATAGACCTTGTTGATTGGGGGTAAAGGATCCATTAGTAGAACTTGGCCTCTGATCTGAGCAAATGACTCATTCAATCCCATGAGTAATTGCATAACAGAATTTCGATATTGAAGATCAGCGATCTTTTCATTGACATTGCAAGTGCACTTTCCACATAActtcttatttaaaaattccttctattttaaacataatttcaatGATTTTATTTCGAAAACTTAAacataaatatgtttttaaaattactaaaatataccGAAAGATatgtattaattaattactataatttttgtatattgTGTGTCGTGTATTGTAACTCTTGttcatgtttcttattttcaaattcatAGCATTGTCTTATCTAATAGGCTTAATAGCATATATTTCGGAGGTATGAAagatttgaaagttgaaactactTGAAGACCTTTTACAAAACCTTTTATGTGTGTTTCAGCTAGGTGAACAGCAGGTCTTCTTTAGTGGCTTCCTAAACACATAAATGACCTATACACCCAGGGCACCATTTTCATTTGCATGAACTTACCAATATGAAAGCAGCATCAGCCTTTGGAACACTTTCAAACATATCACCCCCAACATTTTCAACTCCGCTGATCTCTGCAGCAACAGAGACAACATGAGGAAGATCAAAGTTGATGCCTTGAAGCCATGGACATGCCTTAACCAACAACTTTATAGTGGTTCCATTGCCTCCACCCACATCTACCAAACTGCTAAGCCCATCAAATAATCCTGGACAACCTTGAATCATCGCCTGCACCACCAGCCTTGCATCACAAGCCATTGCTTCATTGAAGAGCTGGCTATGATCAGGATTTGCTGCTGTATAGCTCCATAGATCTTTACCATGAGCCTTCTCAAATGACGAAGTCCCATTGGCTAGAACTTGGCCACTTAGACTAAGCCATGGTGCCAGCATCACTGGGCTGCTCTCCAGCAAAATTAAAGCAGCCATGCTATGTTCTCCTTGTCTCATCAAACGGCGAGATAGAGGCGTTTGTGCATAACCTGGGAACAGAAGTGGAGCCAAGATTTAGCATCAGAAGACAAAAAATACAACATACTTAGCTTGTCTTCCACGCTCAAAAACATGACTAGATGCCCATATAATGCgcacacattatatatatatgaatatgataCTTAACATCAATTTAAACAACGCAATGCTACTCATTTGaatattagattatattttaaTGTAAGAGAATTCAAGGAAAGATAGCATATCAAGTATATTATGTTACTTATaaagatatttttatatatgaataaattGTGTTGTCATAATTTTAAATAGTGAACGTTCTActtaaatttttcataaaatggttTTTCGTGATTAGATAAATCTCAAATAAAGCTTCCAAGTTAGTTTTTGTTAAATTCAAATagttaaatgataaaatttttaattatataaatttcttttgtatatttaaaacttcATAATTTAACttgaaaataatatcaaattatgtagtttataatattataattaatcctaaaatttattgCTTATACACTCAGTTTGTGAAAAACGATAAAATATTAGATAAAGAAATGTAtagaatgattaaaaaataatcaaagttGGGGGGTCTCCGCCCTTGCCTGGGGAGCCTTGGGTAGTGAGTTTCTCTTTGAATATTCCACGGTGCATTAGGAACCTCATAATGCGATAGAGTGGGGAAGGATCACATCCTAGAGTTGAAGACAAGTCCGAGAGTGTAATGGGGCGTCCGTGGCTTTCAATGGCATCAGCTATCCCAAGATCAATGGCACACTTGACTACAGCCAATTCTGAAAAGCCCATTATGTACTTCCAGATATTTATGTCtgcatgttcttcttcttcttcatggtGAAACTCTCTTTGCGTTTcttccatctctttctctcttccctcctCTCTTAGCATGAGCAATCTATTAATTCTGCTTGAGCTAGGTAAGACATTTCAGGTTGATGGTTCATAtacacaaaaagatttattgCGCAATAGGAAAATGAAGCTATCACTATGATTAATTACTTTCAAGATTTTactgatatttttattttatttcctttagtGCTAATCCAGCCAAAAAGATTTGTCCTACTTTTTGACTAGTACTCTTgctttttattgttaaaatgtaatttgtaattGACAAGTAGCTCCCTATGTGTCAAAGAAAGAAGCAACTGAAATCTAAGTGTCAACAAATGAAAAATCTAGCACCAAGCAAGCATGCAAGTATACACCTCATGGACAAGTGTCAATTAAAGAGAAATGAAGCAAACTTCTGTAGTATTCTTGAAGCTTGCAGTTATCCTAAACTCCTAACACGTCTATATATAGATGTGAGTTGTAAATGCAGTTGTAAGATCCGAAATTCAGCAATAGAGTTTCTTCAATACTCTATTTTTTTCAGATCTAGCATAACAGCAACTTAAATACTAAATTCTACTCCTAGCCATATTGTTCTAAACTTGCACccaacatttttatatatatatatatatatatatagagagagagagagagagagagagagagagagagagagagagagagagagaggggtgaAGCCAATGAGATCAAACCCTTATATTGTTTATGATAAACTTGATATTATATGATTATTgtcttttattatcaaatcaaaccattaattgatttttgatatAGATAACATTTGAACTTAAGTTCCTTATTAGACATTAGACGACAAAAACCGCTTGAATTAATTGAAACCAGTAAACCTCCATAATTGAACAAAGGTAGATGTGACTAGATGGAGAGACCCTTAGCTTTTTGTTTGGTAGAACTCAATAGATGGAGAGATGCCACTAGATGGAGATCAAACTCttagctttttattattttattatttatttatttatatatatttatatttttattatttttggctaTTTAACGAAAAGCCTGACAGAGAGAAGTCAGTGGATGGAGAGACCACCCtagcgctttttttttttttttttttggtgtggctATTTAACAAAAAGCCTGATAGATAGAAGTTAGTAGATGGAGAGACCCTtaactttttgtttggttatttaacaaaaaaatctgATGGGTAGAAGTCACTGGATGGAGTGACCCATagctttttgtttggttatctAACAAAAAATATCTTATGAGTAGAAGTTACTAGATGGAGAGGCCTTTTAGctttttatttggttatttgACTTAAAAACCTGATGCATCGAGATATGTTGATATGTCTAATGATaggaaatttaaaattattaccaatttaaatataagtttttattttacgTGACAATAATTATGCACGAATACCTAATAAA
This portion of the Castanea sativa cultivar Marrone di Chiusa Pesio chromosome 7, ASM4071231v1 genome encodes:
- the LOC142643734 gene encoding acetylserotonin O-methyltransferase-like produces the protein MLREEGREKEMEETQREFHHEEEEEHADINIWKYIMGFSELAVVKCAIDLGIADAIESHGRPITLSDLSSTLGCDPSPLYRIMRFLMHRGIFKEKLTTQGSPGYAQTPLSRRLMRQGEHSMAALILLESSPVMLAPWLSLSGQVLANGTSSFEKAHGKDLWSYTAANPDHSQLFNEAMACDARLVVQAMIQGCPGLFDGLSSLVDVGGGNGTTIKLLVKACPWLQGINFDLPHVVSVAAEISGVENVGGDMFESVPKADAAFILWVLHDWADKECIQILKKCKEAIPEDKGKVIIVDAVIQEQEETDKLTDARLMLDMVVMAHTTTGKERTLKEWGFVLGEAGFSRYTVKPIRAMQSVIVAFP